Proteins encoded together in one Bacteroides ovatus window:
- a CDS encoding flagellar motor protein MotB, with product MKNLFRPLLVLTGCIVLASCVSQKQFKGLKTDYTKLQKEYQESQLQLRENQARSTSLEERLAEAQRNNSELRKSLSDMQSILNKSLTQSSQGNMNMGKLIDEINASNRFIQHLVKEKNRSDSLNLVMVNKLTRSLTREEMRDLDIKVLKGVVYISLADNMLYKSGSYEISNKAEAVLSKIAKIIQDYKDYDVLVEGNTDTDPISRTNIRNNWDLSALRASSVVQALQNIYGINPKRLTAAGRGEFNPVAGNDTAEGKARNRRTEIIITPKLDQFMDLIDQAPDNSSSGIMGDENTKE from the coding sequence ATGAAGAATCTTTTTCGACCGTTGTTAGTACTGACAGGATGTATAGTATTGGCGAGTTGTGTAAGTCAGAAGCAATTTAAAGGTTTAAAAACTGATTATACAAAGTTGCAAAAAGAATATCAGGAAAGTCAATTGCAGCTAAGAGAAAATCAGGCACGTTCAACAAGTCTTGAGGAGAGACTTGCCGAAGCGCAGCGGAATAATAGTGAGTTACGCAAGAGCTTGTCCGATATGCAAAGCATCTTGAATAAGAGTCTTACACAGAGCTCTCAAGGGAATATGAATATGGGTAAGTTAATAGATGAGATCAATGCTTCAAACCGTTTCATCCAGCATTTGGTTAAAGAAAAGAATAGATCAGACTCTTTGAATCTCGTAATGGTCAATAAACTTACCCGTTCGCTTACCCGTGAAGAGATGCGTGACTTGGATATTAAGGTATTGAAAGGTGTTGTATATATTTCCTTAGCAGATAACATGCTTTATAAATCAGGAAGTTATGAAATTAGCAATAAAGCAGAGGCTGTGCTTAGTAAAATAGCCAAAATCATTCAGGACTACAAAGATTATGATGTTCTGGTAGAAGGAAATACAGATACCGATCCGATATCTCGTACGAATATACGTAATAATTGGGATTTGAGTGCGTTGCGTGCTTCATCTGTTGTTCAGGCATTACAGAATATTTATGGTATAAATCCCAAACGCCTGACTGCTGCCGGTCGAGGTGAATTTAATCCGGTAGCCGGTAATGATACGGCAGAAGGAAAAGCTCGTAACCGCCGGACCGAGATTATTATAACTCCTAAACTGGATCAGTTTATGGATTTGATAGATCAGGCTCCTGATAATTCTTCATCAGGTATAATGGGGGATGAGAATACAAAAGAGTAA
- a CDS encoding sulfatase: protein MKNRISIKYAFFCGTACCISSILRAQQDASQMNVLFIMADDMRPELGCYGVDVVKTPNMDRLAASGVLFQNAYCNIPVSGASRASLLTGVYPHYPDRFISFSAYASKDCPEAIPISGWFTRNGYHTISDGKVFHHISDHADSWSEPPYRNHPDGYDVYWAEYNKWELWMNSESGKTVNPKTMRGPFCESADVPDTAYDDGKLANRAIRDLKRMKEAGKPFFLACGFWKPHLPFNAPKKYWDLYKREEIPLATNRFRPEGLPEQVRNSSEIYAYARVADTSDIDFQREVKHGYYACLSYVDAQIGKVLDALDELGLSDNTIVVLLGDHGWNLGEHDFIGKHNLMNTSTHVPLIVRVPGMKKGKTKSMVEFVDLYPTLCELCKLPVPAEQLSGQSFAGVFKNLKAKTKGEVYIQWEGGDNAVDRRYSYAEWMKGDVKKASMLFDHRIDGKENKNRVDEKKYKNKVESLSSFIRIKKSSLKK from the coding sequence ATGAAAAATAGAATATCAATAAAATATGCGTTTTTTTGTGGAACAGCTTGCTGCATCTCATCTATACTACGTGCACAACAGGATGCATCCCAAATGAATGTGCTTTTTATAATGGCTGATGATATGCGCCCCGAACTGGGGTGTTACGGGGTAGATGTAGTGAAAACTCCTAATATGGACCGTTTGGCGGCAAGTGGCGTCTTGTTTCAGAATGCGTATTGTAATATTCCTGTGAGTGGGGCATCCCGGGCTAGTTTATTGACGGGTGTATATCCTCATTACCCCGATCGCTTTATTAGTTTTTCCGCCTATGCCAGCAAAGATTGTCCCGAAGCAATACCTATTTCGGGATGGTTCACCCGGAATGGTTATCATACTATTTCGGACGGCAAGGTGTTTCATCATATCAGCGATCATGCGGATTCGTGGAGTGAGCCTCCTTACCGGAATCATCCGGATGGATATGATGTATATTGGGCGGAATATAATAAATGGGAACTTTGGATGAATTCGGAATCGGGAAAAACGGTTAATCCGAAAACGATGAGGGGACCTTTTTGTGAATCTGCTGATGTTCCTGATACTGCCTATGATGATGGGAAACTTGCAAACCGAGCTATTCGTGACTTGAAAAGGATGAAGGAGGCTGGCAAACCTTTCTTCTTGGCTTGTGGTTTCTGGAAACCTCATTTGCCGTTCAATGCCCCAAAGAAATATTGGGATTTATATAAACGGGAGGAAATACCTTTGGCTACCAATCGTTTCCGACCTGAAGGATTGCCGGAGCAGGTTCGTAATTCAAGCGAGATATATGCGTATGCACGGGTTGCGGATACGAGTGATATTGACTTCCAGCGGGAGGTAAAACATGGATATTATGCTTGTTTGAGTTATGTGGATGCGCAGATCGGCAAGGTATTGGATGCATTGGATGAACTGGGATTATCGGATAATACAATTGTGGTTTTGTTGGGGGATCATGGCTGGAATCTGGGAGAACATGATTTTATAGGTAAACATAATCTGATGAATACTTCTACTCATGTACCGTTGATTGTCCGTGTGCCGGGAATGAAAAAAGGAAAAACAAAATCGATGGTGGAATTTGTTGATTTGTACCCGACTTTATGTGAACTTTGTAAACTGCCTGTTCCCGCTGAACAGTTAAGCGGGCAAAGCTTTGCCGGGGTATTCAAGAATCTGAAAGCTAAGACGAAAGGTGAAGTCTATATTCAGTGGGAAGGAGGAGATAATGCCGTTGACCGGCGTTATAGTTATGCGGAATGGATGAAAGGCGACGTGAAGAAAGCCAGTATGTTGTTTGACCATCGGATTGACGGGAAGGAAAACAAGAATCGGGTCGATGAAAAAAAATATAAGAATAAGGTTGAATCATTATCTTCTTTTATCAGAATAAAGAAGTCATCATTAAAGAAATAA
- a CDS encoding aminodeoxychorismate synthase component I, with translation MHLYNKEQAIKRMNQLGQLHRPFIFIINYLQDVSYIEEVAAVDSAEVLYNLNGFTNQIISAEDDIATYSAKTVPSLHWQPFAESFSSYQRSFNIVRRNILAGNSFLTNLTCRTPVETNLTLKDIYFHSKAIYKLWIKDRFTVFSPEIFVRIHQGKISSYPMKGTIDASIPSAAQLLMNDPKETAEHATIVDLIRNDLSMVANRVSVSQYRYMDRLQTNRGVIFQTSSEIQGILPENYQEHLGDIIFRLLPAGSITGAPKRKTMQIIQEAETYDRGFYTGVMGYSDGIDLDSAVMIRFVEQEGEKMYFKSGGGITCQSDVESEYNEMKQKVYVPIY, from the coding sequence ATGCACTTATATAATAAGGAACAGGCTATTAAACGAATGAACCAGTTGGGACAACTCCACCGTCCTTTCATTTTCATTATAAATTATCTACAAGATGTATCTTATATAGAGGAGGTTGCCGCTGTTGATTCCGCTGAAGTTTTGTATAATTTGAATGGATTTACCAATCAGATTATATCGGCTGAAGATGATATAGCTACTTACTCCGCAAAAACAGTGCCTTCACTACATTGGCAGCCTTTCGCAGAATCTTTCTCTTCTTATCAACGTTCGTTTAATATCGTGCGACGGAACATCCTGGCAGGAAATAGTTTCCTTACGAATTTGACGTGTCGCACTCCGGTAGAAACCAATCTCACTCTGAAAGATATTTATTTTCATTCAAAAGCGATTTATAAGCTGTGGATTAAAGATCGTTTTACGGTTTTCTCTCCTGAAATATTTGTTAGAATTCATCAAGGAAAAATTAGCTCATATCCGATGAAGGGAACCATTGATGCTTCAATTCCCTCTGCTGCTCAATTATTGATGAATGATCCGAAAGAGACTGCCGAACATGCTACCATTGTAGATCTGATTCGTAATGATTTAAGTATGGTTGCCAACCGGGTGTCAGTTTCCCAGTATCGGTATATGGACAGGTTACAGACTAATCGGGGAGTCATTTTCCAGACGAGTTCTGAAATTCAGGGTATATTGCCTGAAAATTATCAGGAGCATTTGGGAGATATTATTTTCAGGCTATTACCAGCCGGTTCTATTACCGGTGCTCCAAAGAGAAAAACGATGCAGATTATTCAGGAAGCTGAAACCTACGACAGAGGATTTTATACGGGAGTTATGGGATATTCTGATGGCATTGATTTAGATAGTGCCGTTATGATACGATTTGTAGAACAGGAAGGAGAGAAGATGTATTTTAAAAGTGGAGGTGGGATCACCTGCCAGAGTGATGTGGAAAGCGAGTATAATGAAATGAAACAAAAAGTATATGTACCCATTTATTGA
- a CDS encoding RagB/SusD family nutrient uptake outer membrane protein: MNKYILCVSVSLCLLMSSCLNDEFLEVYPKGQQTEASVFTTYDNFKTYTWGLYNVFFGYTYDTGQTDEIFRGDFESDNMIKGLDGYEGQWAYRKAKATDESKDWDYDYIRRVNLMLDNIDHSEMSETEREHWRSVGYFFRSYKYFQMLSKFGDIPWVEHALTEESPELYGKRDSRDLVASNILSNLKYAETHIGSNIEADGKNTINMYVVKALISRFALFEGTWRKYHGLSGVDTYLEECARASEEVIKQYPNVHPKYDELFNSETLDGVTGILLYKAYETGQLMHGLTRMVRTGESYIEATKDAVDSYLCTDGRPVSTTTSRYGGDKNMYGQFRDRDYRLYLTICPPYMVKKENGPSTADWKYTDNAQDREFIDLMATISGETYHRLPSSNFKGFTVQGQPHFKNMNWGQGWNASQMGFWVWKYYNTHTVATNANGVNTTDAPLFRIGEVMVNYAEAMCELNKFDQAAADKSINKLRARANVAKMVVNDINDAFDPKRDPSVPALLWEVRRERRVELMGEGFRLDDLRRWKKGDYVNKQPLGAYVTGASAKNLKVTGGAGADEGYVYFFDTPLGWQEHYYLYPLPLKQLALNTNLEQNPVWTK; encoded by the coding sequence ATGAATAAATATATACTATGTGTAAGCGTTAGTCTTTGTTTGTTGATGTCGTCTTGTCTAAATGACGAATTTCTGGAGGTTTATCCCAAAGGACAGCAAACAGAAGCATCGGTCTTTACTACCTATGACAACTTTAAAACGTATACATGGGGATTGTATAACGTGTTCTTCGGATATACGTATGATACAGGGCAAACGGATGAAATTTTCCGTGGTGATTTTGAATCGGATAACATGATAAAAGGATTGGATGGATATGAAGGTCAGTGGGCATATCGCAAAGCAAAGGCTACGGATGAGTCTAAAGATTGGGATTATGATTATATCCGTCGTGTTAACCTGATGCTCGATAATATTGATCATTCGGAAATGAGTGAAACCGAGAGGGAGCATTGGAGAAGTGTGGGATATTTCTTCCGTTCTTATAAATACTTTCAGATGCTTTCTAAATTTGGTGATATTCCTTGGGTAGAGCATGCTTTGACTGAGGAAAGTCCCGAGCTTTATGGAAAACGTGATAGTCGTGACTTGGTGGCTTCCAATATTCTGTCTAATTTGAAATATGCGGAAACACATATTGGCAGTAATATCGAAGCGGATGGGAAAAATACAATTAATATGTATGTGGTGAAAGCTCTTATTTCCCGTTTTGCTTTATTTGAAGGAACTTGGAGAAAATATCATGGTTTGTCGGGAGTGGATACTTATCTGGAAGAATGTGCCCGTGCTTCTGAAGAGGTGATTAAGCAATATCCGAATGTGCATCCTAAATATGATGAGTTGTTTAATTCGGAAACACTGGATGGGGTGACAGGTATTCTTTTGTATAAGGCTTATGAAACCGGACAGTTAATGCATGGTTTGACCCGTATGGTGCGTACAGGTGAATCTTATATTGAGGCAACGAAAGACGCGGTAGACAGTTATCTTTGTACGGATGGACGACCGGTTAGCACGACGACTAGCCGTTATGGGGGTGATAAGAATATGTATGGACAATTCCGTGATCGTGATTACCGGTTGTATTTGACGATCTGTCCTCCATATATGGTGAAGAAAGAAAACGGACCCAGTACGGCTGATTGGAAATATACGGATAATGCACAGGACAGGGAATTTATAGATTTAATGGCTACGATTTCCGGTGAAACTTATCATCGTTTGCCGTCTTCCAACTTTAAAGGATTCACCGTGCAAGGACAACCTCACTTTAAGAATATGAACTGGGGACAGGGCTGGAACGCTTCCCAAATGGGCTTCTGGGTATGGAAATATTATAATACACATACTGTAGCTACCAACGCGAATGGGGTGAATACAACAGATGCCCCGCTGTTCCGTATAGGTGAGGTGATGGTAAACTATGCCGAAGCGATGTGCGAATTGAACAAATTCGACCAGGCTGCTGCGGATAAGTCTATTAACAAACTTCGGGCAAGAGCTAATGTGGCGAAAATGGTGGTGAATGATATTAATGATGCTTTTGATCCGAAGCGTGATCCTTCCGTTCCTGCTCTTTTGTGGGAAGTGCGTAGAGAGAGACGAGTTGAATTGATGGGCGAAGGTTTCCGTTTGGATGATTTGCGCAGGTGGAAGAAAGGAGACTATGTTAACAAACAACCGCTGGGTGCCTATGTGACAGGGGCTTCGGCCAAGAATTTGAAAGTAACGGGTGGTGCAGGTGCTGATGAAGGATATGTTTATTTCTTTGATACCCCGCTTGGATGGCAGGAACATTATTATCTGTATCCGTTGCCTTTGAAGCAATTGGCGTTAAATACGAATTTGGAACAAAATCCGGTATGGACAAAGTAA
- a CDS encoding aminotransferase class IV family protein: protein MYPFIETIRIEDGQIYNLDYHTERFNKTRAAFWKDSTPLDLREFISPPTLNGIHKCRIVYGKEVEEVTYAPYQMRQVSSLHLVVSDTIDYTYKSAYREELNALYAQRGMADDILIVRNGYLTDTSIANVALYDGHTWFTPAHPLLRGTKRSEFLDRQLIVEKDIPQICLKDYSHIMLFNAMIDWKRIILPINEKHLIL, encoded by the coding sequence ATGTACCCATTTATTGAGACTATCCGGATAGAGGATGGACAGATTTATAATCTTGATTATCACACAGAACGCTTTAATAAAACCCGTGCAGCTTTTTGGAAAGACAGCACTCCGCTGGATTTACGGGAATTTATATCTCCGCCAACTTTAAATGGAATTCATAAATGCCGGATTGTATATGGAAAAGAAGTGGAAGAAGTTACGTATGCGCCCTATCAGATGCGACAGGTATCTTCTTTGCATTTGGTTGTGTCTGATACCATTGATTATACTTATAAAAGTGCGTATCGGGAAGAACTGAATGCCTTGTACGCTCAAAGAGGAATGGCGGATGATATTTTAATTGTGAGAAATGGCTATCTGACAGATACCTCTATAGCTAATGTTGCTCTCTATGACGGACATACCTGGTTCACACCGGCTCATCCGTTACTCCGTGGGACGAAACGAAGCGAATTTCTGGACAGGCAGCTCATTGTTGAGAAAGACATTCCGCAAATATGTCTGAAAGACTATTCCCATATCATGTTATTCAACGCAATGATTGACTGGAAACGCATTATATTGCCTATAAATGAGAAACATTTAATTCTATAA
- a CDS encoding Arm DNA-binding domain-containing protein, protein MATIRLALIPAKVLSDGSHKICIAIHHKEETKYIVTRFKVDSLSQFKNGQVVKRPDAALINTKLRNILNEYQEKLDSIKCIQGSFGVSPKKLLFLIMTALIVVGCSKSDEEKSDIQEIWLNGYKALTPESDYENISTTFLLFKADNNEEFDVKKQTFSGNILDYQKIQDETWNLLSKSKIKKKDGSIVDATYSIFASSIKETYTSAKVKIGKYFMVAIYSDSKTGYHWLYSNKYACQYVDIPYRYNPWDYSVVFPCDLHNYGKIEWVSWNQTPYPYEFEFSK, encoded by the coding sequence ATGGCAACAATCAGATTAGCTCTAATCCCAGCAAAGGTGTTAAGTGATGGATCTCACAAAATTTGTATAGCCATCCATCACAAAGAAGAAACAAAGTACATTGTCACTCGATTCAAAGTCGACAGTCTTTCACAATTCAAAAACGGGCAAGTAGTCAAACGTCCAGACGCAGCACTAATCAATACCAAACTACGTAATATACTCAATGAATACCAAGAGAAACTTGACAGCATCAAATGCATTCAGGGTTCCTTTGGGGTCAGCCCGAAAAAACTTCTATTTTTAATTATGACTGCACTGATAGTAGTTGGATGTAGTAAAAGTGATGAAGAAAAAAGTGACATTCAGGAAATTTGGCTAAATGGATACAAAGCTCTTACTCCAGAGTCTGATTACGAAAATATTTCCACCACATTTTTATTATTTAAGGCTGACAACAATGAGGAATTTGATGTGAAAAAGCAAACTTTTTCAGGGAATATACTTGATTATCAAAAAATACAAGATGAAACTTGGAATTTGCTGTCAAAATCAAAAATTAAAAAGAAAGATGGTAGCATAGTTGATGCTACTTATTCTATATTTGCCTCGTCAATAAAGGAAACATATACTTCCGCTAAAGTAAAGATTGGTAAATATTTTATGGTAGCAATATATAGCGACTCTAAAACAGGATATCATTGGCTATATTCAAATAAATATGCTTGTCAATATGTTGACATACCATATCGATATAATCCATGGGACTATTCTGTGGTTTTCCCATGTGATTTGCATAATTATGGAAAGATAGAATGGGTTTCATGGAATCAAACTCCTTATCCATATGAGTTTGAATTTTCAAAATAG
- a CDS encoding glycoside hydrolase family 2 protein: MLYGMSMFAQRQDILLNNDWNFRFSHQVQKGTGVRVDLPHTWNAQDALSGKIDYKRGIGNYEKNLFIRPEWKGKRLFIRFEGVNNIADVFINRRHIGEHRGGYGAFIFEITGKVEYGKENSILVRVNNGEQLDIMPLVGDFNFYGGIYRDVHLLITDETCISPLDYASPGVRLIQDSVSHRYAKVRAIVDLSNGSSGNQEVELNVRLLDGQRVVKEGTKNVNLSGNEVMQQELTFEIDQPHLWNGRQDPFLYQAEVTLFRNGQMVDRVTQPLGLRFYRIDPDKGFFLNGKHLPLQGVCRHQDRSEVGNALRPQHHEEDVALMLEMGVNAVRLAHYPQATYFYDLMDKNGIIVWAEIPFVGPGGYNDKGFVDLPAFRANGKEQLKELIRQHYNHPSICVWGLFNELTELGDNPVEYIKKLNVLAHQEDTTRPTTSASNQMGDLNFITDAIAWNRYDGWYGGTPADLGKWLDRMHKDHPEICIAISEYGAGASIYHQQDSLVKTVPTSWWHPENWQTYYHIENWKTISSRPYVWGSFVWNMFDFGAAHRTEGDRPGINDKGLVTFDRKVRKDAFYFYKANWNREEPMLYLTGKRNTVRTQHLQTITAFTNLSGAELFVNGKSYGKAIPDSYAILEWKNVELEPGENEIKVVSTNKKLPLSDSFHCRL; encoded by the coding sequence ATGCTTTACGGAATGTCGATGTTTGCCCAGCGACAGGATATCTTGCTAAATAATGATTGGAATTTCCGGTTTTCGCATCAGGTACAGAAGGGAACAGGGGTAAGAGTTGATTTGCCTCATACTTGGAATGCGCAGGATGCTTTGTCCGGTAAGATAGACTATAAACGGGGAATTGGTAATTATGAGAAGAATTTATTTATTCGTCCCGAATGGAAAGGAAAACGTCTTTTTATTCGTTTCGAAGGAGTGAATAACATTGCAGATGTGTTTATAAATCGTCGTCATATAGGTGAGCATCGTGGGGGATATGGAGCTTTTATCTTTGAGATCACAGGAAAGGTGGAATATGGAAAAGAAAACTCTATATTAGTACGGGTGAATAATGGTGAACAGTTGGATATTATGCCTCTGGTCGGTGACTTTAATTTTTACGGAGGTATTTATCGTGATGTACATTTGTTGATTACTGATGAGACGTGTATTTCTCCTTTGGATTATGCTTCCCCCGGAGTACGTCTGATACAGGATAGTGTGAGCCATCGGTATGCTAAGGTACGGGCTATTGTTGATTTATCAAACGGGAGTAGTGGTAATCAGGAAGTGGAGCTTAACGTACGCCTGTTAGATGGTCAAAGGGTGGTGAAAGAAGGAACAAAGAATGTGAATCTTTCTGGAAACGAAGTAATGCAGCAGGAACTTACATTTGAAATCGATCAGCCTCATTTGTGGAATGGTCGTCAGGATCCTTTCCTTTATCAGGCGGAAGTGACTCTTTTCCGGAATGGTCAGATGGTAGATCGTGTTACACAACCGTTGGGACTTCGTTTTTACCGGATCGACCCTGATAAAGGTTTTTTCCTGAATGGAAAACATTTGCCTCTTCAAGGCGTTTGCCGTCATCAGGATAGGAGTGAGGTGGGCAATGCGCTGCGCCCGCAACACCATGAGGAAGATGTGGCATTGATGTTGGAGATGGGAGTGAATGCTGTTCGTTTGGCGCATTATCCGCAGGCTACTTATTTTTATGATCTGATGGATAAAAATGGTATTATTGTATGGGCTGAAATACCTTTTGTGGGTCCTGGTGGATATAATGATAAAGGTTTTGTGGATTTACCTGCTTTCCGTGCCAACGGAAAAGAGCAGCTCAAAGAACTGATTCGTCAACATTATAATCATCCTTCTATTTGTGTATGGGGGCTGTTTAATGAGTTGACGGAGTTGGGAGATAATCCGGTTGAGTACATCAAAAAATTAAATGTGCTGGCACATCAGGAAGATACTACCCGGCCTACGACCTCCGCAAGTAATCAAATGGGAGATTTGAATTTCATAACGGATGCTATTGCTTGGAACCGTTATGATGGATGGTATGGTGGCACTCCCGCTGATTTGGGGAAATGGTTGGATCGAATGCATAAGGATCATCCGGAAATATGTATTGCTATCAGTGAATATGGTGCCGGTGCAAGTATTTACCATCAACAAGATTCGTTGGTTAAAACTGTACCAACCAGTTGGTGGCATCCTGAAAACTGGCAGACGTATTATCACATTGAAAACTGGAAAACAATCTCTTCCCGTCCTTATGTATGGGGGAGCTTTGTCTGGAATATGTTTGATTTTGGCGCTGCACATCGCACTGAAGGAGACCGTCCCGGAATTAATGATAAAGGTTTGGTTACCTTCGACCGGAAAGTTCGTAAAGATGCTTTCTACTTCTATAAGGCCAACTGGAATAGGGAAGAACCAATGCTTTATTTAACAGGCAAACGTAACACAGTACGTACACAACATTTGCAAACAATTACTGCTTTCACGAATCTGTCAGGAGCCGAATTGTTTGTAAACGGTAAGAGTTATGGTAAAGCAATACCGGATTCGTATGCTATTCTGGAATGGAAAAATGTGGAACTAGAACCTGGTGAAAATGAAATAAAGGTTGTTTCCACTAATAAGAAGTTACCTTTGAGCGATAGTTTTCATTGTAGATTGTGA
- a CDS encoding DUF2809 domain-containing protein: MKNKRWIYLAITSAIIVLGLASRKHGDILPEFIAEYSGDTLWAAMVYCGIRFLFPSLSILKTIVISLLFSYCIEISQLYQADWANTVRNTTLGALIFGHGFLWSDMICYTVGVSLSAVIDSGRIIISQKRNP; encoded by the coding sequence GTGAAAAACAAACGTTGGATTTATTTAGCAATTACTTCCGCAATTATAGTGTTAGGATTGGCTTCCCGAAAACATGGTGATATATTGCCCGAATTTATCGCAGAGTATTCAGGCGATACGCTTTGGGCAGCCATGGTGTATTGTGGAATACGCTTTCTTTTCCCGTCATTATCTATACTCAAGACCATTGTTATTTCCTTATTATTTTCTTATTGTATAGAAATTAGCCAACTATACCAAGCAGACTGGGCAAATACTGTACGAAACACCACACTTGGAGCATTAATCTTTGGACATGGTTTTCTATGGTCAGATATGATCTGTTATACTGTTGGAGTATCATTATCCGCTGTTATAGATTCAGGAAGGATTATTATCTCCCAAAAGAGAAACCCCTAG